A genomic window from Glycine max cultivar Williams 82 chromosome 17, Glycine_max_v4.0, whole genome shotgun sequence includes:
- the LOC100819926 gene encoding uncharacterized protein, giving the protein MFFLSSPFSSCFRASQRTNHDPTNLTTYIYHTEYGTVSLTWSRSLLGRSLHVNLHNRSSFHLLLKPWKKNGSKKLSHNTVFLWNLSNARFESGLEPRSRFYLAIEVEHGLSLLIGDLSPRSSKAKKPSKTNQLLVLKRDNVHVAPHRSRVYQTKAKLGGKVREIEIDCDVYNCGGYGYENENSSRLLFSVDGEKVLEVARLKWKFRGSERVEIDGVHVQISWDVHDWLFEKDKDIVNHRSSNNNNSNNNGIEGHAVFMFKFEEDEVRGSGGGKEEEQQWSMGSGGEWRNGKSWSSSSLSVSSTSGGSFGGSSSVMEWSSVEENELVVPLGFSLVVYAWRR; this is encoded by the coding sequence ATGTTCTTCCTCTCTTCCCCCTTCTCTTCATGCTTCAGAGCTTCACAACGTACCAACCACGATCCCACAAACCTCACCACCTACATCTACCACACCGAATACGGCACCGTTTCACTGACATGGTCGCGCTCCCTGCTAGGCCGCTCCCTCCACGTGAACCTCCACAACCGTTCCTCCTTCCACCTCCTCCTCAAGCCATGGAAGAAAAACGGGTCCAAGAAGCTTTCTCACAATACGGTCTTCCTCTGGAACCTCTCCAACGCGAGGTTCGAGTCTGGACTCGAACCTCGCTCTAGATTCTACCTCGCCATCGAGGTAGAACATGGCCTCAGCCTACTCATTGGGGACTTATCCCCCAGGAGTAGTAAGGCCAAGAAGCCCAGCAAAACAAACCAATTACTCGTCCTGAAGCGGGACAACGTCCACGTGGCGCCACACCGCAGCCGGGTGTACCAAACCAAAGCGAAACTCGGAGGTAAGGTTAGGGAAATCGAAATAGATTGCGACGTTTACAACTGTGGCGGATACGGGTACGAGAACGAGAATAGTTCGAGGTTGTTGTTCAGTGTGGATGGAGAGAAGGTTCTTGAAGTGGCGAGGCTGAAGTGGAAGTTCAGAGGGAGCGAGCGTGTGGAGATCGACGGGGTGCACGTGCAGATCTCGTGGGACGTGCACGATTGGCTTTTTGAGAAGGATAAGGATATTGTTAATCATCGtagtagtaacaacaacaatagtaataataatggtATCGAGGGTCACGCGGTTTTCATGTTTAAGTTCGAGGAGGACGAGGTACGAGGTAGTGGTGGTGGGAAAGAGGAGGAGCAACAGTGGAGTATGGGGAGTGGTGGGGAGTGGAGGAATGGCAAGAGTTGGTCTTCTTCGTCTTTGTCGGTGTCTTCTACTTCTGGTGGATCTTTTGGGGGAAGTTCTTCGGTTATGGAATGGTCCAGTGTGGAGGAGAATGAGTTGGTGGTTCCTCTTGGGTTTTCTTTGGTGGTTTATGCTTGGAGAAGGTGA
- the LOC100819394 gene encoding replication protein A 70 kDa DNA-binding subunit C: MKDLSGEILSCTLWENYCAQFLSYLNERGDDGPMVIILTHARIKDAQGSYPASVSNSFKASKLLINYPILEIQEFKERLLDLGVEVSRVLLPGDQASSQVSGGSQLSSKDSFLSKAEAKTILEINAISEDAVCVTVGTISKIVMDNHSWCYPACAQCHRKTDIPIGPFTCGCGKDNDQPVLRYRVEVMVTQNNKSGKFLLWDREYAELIGQTADDVNRVKIEVCSCFMICCFSFYVLYFVLRVVTGSW; the protein is encoded by the exons ATGAAGGATTTGAG TGGtgaaattttgtcttgcacaCTTTGGGAGAATTACTGTGCTCAGTTCCTATCCTATTTGAATGAACGTGGGGATGATGGGCCGATGGTTATTATATTGACGCATGCCAGAATAAAAGATGCACAGG GAAGTTATCCAGCTTCAGTGAGCAATTCCTTCAAGGCGTCAAAACTATTGATTAATTATCCTATATTAGAAATTCAGGAATTTAAAGAGAG GCTTTTAGATTTAGGTGTTGAGGTGAGTCGAGTTTTGCTACCTGGCGATCAAGCAAGCTCACAAGTTTCAGGGGGAAGTCAGCTATCATCAAAGGATTCGTTTCTTTCAAAGGCTGAAGCCAAaactattttagaaatcaatgcCATTTCTGAG GACGCTGTTTGTGTTACGGTGGGGACTATTAGCAAAATAGTCATGGATAACCATTCATGGTGTTATCCAGCCTGTGCTCAATGTCATAGGAAAACTGATATCCCAATAGGACCATTCACATGTGGATGTGGCAAGGATAATGATCAGCCTGTTCTAAG GTATAGAGTTGAAGTCATGGTTACACAAAACAATAAGAGTGGCAAATTTTTGCTCTGGGACCGTGAATATGCTGAATTGATTGGCCAAACGGCTGATGATGTGAATAGGGTCAAGATTGAAGTATGTTCATGCTTTATGATATGCTGCTTCtcattttatgtattatattttgttcttcGAGTTGTAACTGGCAGCTGGTGA